From a single Anomaloglossus baeobatrachus isolate aAnoBae1 chromosome 8, aAnoBae1.hap1, whole genome shotgun sequence genomic region:
- the B3GALT2 gene encoding LOW QUALITY PROTEIN: beta-1,3-galactosyltransferase 2 (The sequence of the model RefSeq protein was modified relative to this genomic sequence to represent the inferred CDS: inserted 1 base in 1 codon) translates to MLQWRRRHCCLAKMTWNSKRSLFRTHLTGLLSLVFLFAMFLFFSHHNSFTGRVGMKENPVTHAIRGFKATKSENSSSLRNIWKETLPQTLRPHTSVNLSNAESSXQGVTGLENTLSTNGSIYNEKGLGRHNLYHYKYIINEPEKCQGKTPFLILLIAAEPRQIEARQAIRQTWGNESLAPGIHIVRLFLLGLHTKINGYIEQAIVDESRQYHDIIQQEYLDTYYNLTIKTLMGMNWVATYCPHVPYVMKTDSDMFVNTEYLINKLLKPDQPPRSNYFTGYLMRGYAPNRNKDSKWYMSPDLYPSERYPVFCSGTGYVFSGDLAEKVFKVSLSIRRLHLEDVYVGICLAKLRIDPIPPPNEFVFNHWRVSYSSCKYSHLITSHQFQPGELIKYWNHLQQNKHNACANAAKEKASRYRHRKMH, encoded by the exons ATGCTTCAGTGGAGGAGACGTCACTGCTGCCTTGCCAAGATGACCTGGAATAGCAAGCGCTCGCTCTTTCGGACCCATCTCACTGGGCTTTTGTCacttgtgtttttgtttgccatgtTCCTGTTTTTTAGCCATCACAACTCCTTCACCGGCAGAGTCGGAATGAAAGAAAATCCAGTGACTCATGCCATACGTGGATTTAAGGCAACAAAAAGTGAAAACAGCAGCTCCCTAAGGAATATCTGGAAGGAAACTTTGCCCCAAACCCTCAGACCACACACCTCAGTGAACCTAAGTAATGCTGAATCCA ATCAGGGGGTGACCGGCTTGGAGAATACTCTGAGCACCAATGGAAGTATTTACAATGAAAAGGGTTTGGGGCGCCATAACTTATACCATTACAAATATATCATAAATGAGCCGGAGAAATGCCAAGGGAAAACGCCTTTTCTTATACTGCTGATTGCAGCAGAGCCTCGGCAGATCGAGGCCAGGCAGGCTATAAGACAGACCTGGGGGAACGAGAGCCTGGCACCGGGCATCCACATCGTAAGACTCTTTCTGTTGGGTTTGCACACCAAGATAAATGGGTACATTGAACAGGCCATAGTGGATGAAAGCCGGCAATACCATGACATCATCCAACAAGAATACTTAGATACCTACTATAATCTCACTATTAAGACGCTGATGGGCATGAACTGGGTAGCCACCTACTGCCCACATGTTCCATATGTCATGAAGACAGACAGTGACATGTTTGTGAACACTGAATACTTGATTAATAAACTACTGAAGCCCGACCAACCACCGAGATCCAACTACTTCACAGGGTACCTAATGCGCGGCTATGCCCCCAATCGCAACAAAGACAGCAAATGGTACATGTCACCGGACCTGTACCCCAGTGAGCGCTACCCCGTGTTTTGTTCTGGGACTGGTTATGTGTTTTCTGGAGACTTAGCGGAGAAAGTATTTAAAGTGTCTTTAAGTATTAGGCGGCTACACTTAGAGGATGTGTATGTTGGTATCTGTCTAGCTAAGCTGCGTATTGACCCCATCCCCCCACCCAACGAGTTTGTATTTAATCACTGGAGAGTTTCCTATTCTAGCTGTAAATATAGCCACCTAATTACCTCCCATCAGTTCCAGCCTGGTGAACTGATCAAATACTGGAATCACTTACAACAGAACAAGCACAATGCCTGTGCCAATGCAGCCAAGGAAAAAGCGAGCAGGTATCGGCATCGTAAAATGCACTAA